In the genome of Triplophysa dalaica isolate WHDGS20190420 chromosome 17, ASM1584641v1, whole genome shotgun sequence, the window TTTGTCGTCTAACCAAGAAAGCAAGGCGTTTTTTCATCTTTGAAAAGTGATGTGCAGTGATTTTTAGTGGTAAAATAATCTAGATTTGGTTTAATCCAATGCATATTGTAGGGGTAAAATAATCTAGATTTGAGTTAATTTGATGAGTAAtgttgagttcatattgaaatcttcaataagattgacttttgattgcagacatATACACAGAGGAAAAAGGAGataaaacaaaactacacaaaaaaacatgaatgcaaaataaacaaacacaataataataataaaattgacttttgattgcagacttggcCAATCTAAACCCAAATTGTGACATTGTTGAAATCTCTTCTGAAATCAACTGTGAGATTTCTGGGTCATTTGCTCGGGTGAAATATTTGAGGCACAGAAAacttaagcaaaagtttccGTTTGCTCTCCATGTAATCTCTCTGATATGTTTGAAAACTAATAATTATTTCAGTCTAAAAATGGAATGGGGGAAAAAAATCATGGAGGAAACTTCAACTTCACTTTGTTCTAATCTCAAAGTTTTGAGATTAAAATCAAAGTCATTTTGATTAAAGCATATAAAAAGCCAAAAAACAGGATGAGCTTTCATTACAGAGaatgcataaaacacacactgaaTTTAGTGACAGAAGTTTCCTGGGCACTTTGAATACAAACTTCAAATCAcagttaataattaaaaaacaaatctggaAATACACAAGTGTACAAATATGGCATACACAGATACTGAGTAGAGTAATATAACAGAGAGTTTACAAagtttacaaatgtaaatacagCCTTAGTGAGGCGCCTTGAGCAATTGAGTGATACTGAGCACAATCCTCTGGATTTCGTAACTGAAAAGTTATGCAGGGATGATTTCTGTGGACATTGGGAAACACTTGTGCATTAGCTAGAGGCACAAAGTGTCCAGTGTAAGTTTGAATCCGTCACATCAGTTGCAGTGCGTGAATAATTAATGGCAGGGTCTAATAGATTTGCTGGCCCCATAATAGGCGTAGGTCTTTAAACTAAGTGCTTTCTCAGATGAAGTCATTGATAATGCAGGCCGCTATGGGGATTGGTATAACTGGTGGACTGCTGTGTGGATAGGAGTTTGCGCTGCAGGGACGCCTGGCACAGCAATGTGTGTCCGTCTCCTGCCAGAGGACACTAGAGGCATCATATGACCTGTCCTCTATGACCCATCTCAACAGCATGATGGACAGtaagtgtcattttttggatgatATACCATTAGCTTTATGGgctttcttttgttgctttGGTCCATTACTATAGTGTGTCCTTGAGGAGTCATAAAAGAGCAAATATGGAGTCTGTAGGGAAGAAAGAAAGGGATTCCAAAGGTAGTCGTTGTGTTTCCTTTATTGAAAGGACTTTTGCATTTATAATTCAGAAAAGAAGAGGAATGAAGGAAAACAGTGGGAATTGGATTTGAACATATAACTCAGGCCAGAAGGGTTCATacattgtttctttgtgttcaatttTAGTTTTACAGTGACATAATCTCATAGCAATTTGTTTTTGTAGCTATTTTTAGAAGTGACTAACTCGTATGATGTCTAATTTGGCATTTGTAAATATGCTTTCGCACCGgtgatggttaggtttaggggttgagAAAGGGGCGAACCTAACATCACTGGGGCGAAGGCAGTTGGTACTATAACATACAAATGAGAACGATTTCACACTAACTAATCGCCTTGCAAATTGTAACTTGagatttttataataaaaaaacataaaagtaggACACAATTTACTACATAAATAGAAAggattttttcacattttattatttgacgagatggctaatttgtatgatttCATAAGATTTTATTTGTACGTCTTCCCGTCAGTGATGTTGAgtttagggttgggttaggggaggggcttaaGTATGGTTGTTTTCTAATAGAGTGGTGCAAAAACCCTGGGTTCTATTGCCCCAAAGTCTCAGGGTTGCTAAAAGTGGTGATTGCTAAATGCGACCACATGCTTTGGTGGGGACATTAAATGTCATCACGCttaaaaatctcacaaatagTGTAACATGGTAACAAACCTGTAAgtatcataaacctttgttaattaCATAGCCTATTTTTTTGCGATCcgccaaaagtctatgggaaaaatccAAATGCTCACGGTTAAGAGAACCAGTGCACTGCTCACTTCTGTATTGGTTTACAAAGGTACATCATCTCTGCACCACTCTATAATAGCATATATCTGTAAAGTTCATTTGAATAAGCCTCCTTGTGAAATTGTTGTGAATTCCCGTGAGGGAGTTTTGAATCTTGTGAGATCAAGGGgctcaaaatgttaatttaccATCCTTTCTTTTACAATTGGTTACATTTTTGTTACAGAAGCTCCCTATAATCTACtttatctaataaaaaaaaaaacgtttgttttgGCTGAGGATACATTCTTTGTTATTGGCTTGGTCTTGTGATTACTGCTGCTCTGATCTGGCCGTTTACACACGGTTGCTATTTTTAGAAGCAGGACCTAATTTAACTTCTCAAAGCTGGAAATTTTGATTTGCAGTCCTTCAAGTAGACATTGGATGCGGTCATGCTATAAAGGCAGGTGGGGTGCAGGGGGTCCATTAAACCCAGCGggaatcttaaaaaaaatgagtcCCATCCGCCGTCGGGAGGAAAGAGATGCATGAAttccatttgtttttctgtgtacgTTGGTTACCCTCTGTGATTGATGCTGATTTCACATCTGCATGATAAGCTGCATTACCAATGCACATTTCCAACTCTCTGGGAGCTGCCTGACTTCTCATATATAGCCAATAAGAGACAAAGTTGACCGTGGGTCTGGCATTATCTGCTTGTGGACAAAAGCCGTGTCACCTCAATAGTTGGGTTTTGCTGGGCTAAAGACCCTCTTCTGATGCCGGTATTGGGGGCGTGATGTGGTTTGGACAATCAATATTATGTTGGAATCTGAAGTAAAACAGATCTTGGAAACAACTAAATACAAGATTGACAGCagtaagtgaaataaaaaaaagtgtgtttacttacttttttaacttttctttctttaaggAGTATGATGCCCAAAGCTCTCGATGGCCAAATCGTAATGGAGAAGACCCCCAGATATTTTATCACCCCGGAGACCCCGGCTCGCATCCACGCCATGTCACGGAACATCAAGCTAATCGTGGTGGTGCGGGACCCCATCACCCGAGCCATTTCAGACTACACCCAGATTATCTCCAAGACCCCAGATATCCCCAGTTTTGAGAGCCTGACGTTTAAGAACAGATCCACGGATCAGATAGACTCTCTTTGGAGCCCGTTGTACATCGGACTATACGCCAAGCACTTGGAGCGATGGTTGGCCCACTTTCCGCTCACCCAGATTCATTTCGTCCACGGCGAAAGGCTGATAAGTGACCCGGCGGGCGAACTGGGACGCGTGCAAGATTTTCTCGGTTTGCAAAGGATCATTACAGACAAACACTTTTACTTTAACAAGACAAAAGGGTTTCCATGCCTCAAAAAGCCAGAGGGCAGTAGCAAACCCCACTGTTTGGGGCAAACCAAAGGAAGAACTCACCCTAAAATTGACCCAGAGGTAATTCGTAAACTTAGGGATTTTTACCAGCCACATAATCTTAAATTTTATCAAATGGCAGGCATGGATTTTGGATGGCAATGAGTGTTTCTAAGCATAAACACATATGCAAAACATATGCAGTTGACATTGACATTACATCTTTACTCATGACCTGAGTTTCTTCTGTGTTAGGTACAGAAGCTGATTGTCTAGATTGGTCTAGTTTTCTGAGTTTAGAAGCACGGAGGCTAGTGTTCATGGAACAGCAAAAATGATGAAGTGATGTCAGATTTCTTTTTCGATGGCTCCATTTAATTGATGTATCATGTCTGTCCGGTAAATGGACACCGCAGTTCACAatattcttttataaatttgactTTGGTTGACAGTGACATCAATTCTgctcttgtcattttttaatttttgatgTCTTTTTATGGCGGAGTCAAATTAAAGCTCATACATATGGAAATgtcataatttaaaataaactgtgtaGCATAAGCATAGTTTTTCATTGTTGCAGTCTTTAtgttaaacagaaaactttttttttataactataGCACATAGTATGTGGACGACTATGTCATTTTTTGGTTAAATTGCACTTTGAGGAaactttaacatccaaagaaccttttttgattaaaaaaacgttCCTTGTTATGGAAAACAAgttctttaaacaataaaaaggtGTATAAGGGCCCTTGCaatataaatcacaattttgacttttatttgtATCTGTTTTTTGTTCAGACAATACAGAATGCACATCtttctaataaaaatgtatctgtaCTAGACTGAAATCTGGTTAAAAAGCAAATTGAGTAGTAGGAAATcgtaaaaaaatcaaaccttaaagtgatagttcacccaaaataaaaattctggtcaggtttgaaatgacaagagggtgacaGATTTGTTACTTTTAGGTAAACTAtcacaaaaatattgtatatgattAAATAATGGCATgacttaattaaaataatgttgttgttctgtgacaaaataaatgttttgtaatattGGCTAATATTGGCACATAAAGAATATGGATTTGGACTTTAAGAGATGGACTTTAAACGAACAAACTTGTAATGTACATAAAACGACATTACATAAAACTATAGCACACACTGTGTTGATGTATCACCAACCCTTTCAAAGTGATAAACGctacaaaagatattttgtgaaactTTGTCTCAGGCGCCACCTTCTGGCAAAACAATAAAGTGCACTATAAAGAAATGCATATGGGGAAATATAATTTCCTCCACAAATCTAAAAGATAACACTAAATAACCAACAAATCTAACATTTAGTGAACTTTTGAAAGAATTCAATATAATCGACAAATGACAACAGCCATCAATCTACAATATTGTTGAAAAGACTTGTtcattatgtaaaaaaacatttaaacaaatgtaatactcccagttttattgcacattAACACTTCATATTGACAGTACAAAGACTTATAGGCAGTTAATAAGTTAATCAACATATtgatatacatgtatttttatgtattttctctAAATGGGGTCAAATATCCATAACATGAAATTATGAAGAACTAATTTAGTTTTCCATCATATACATGACACAGTACCATCCTTCTTAGGGTTCATgagactttaaaaaatgtttgcatgctGCTagcttatttaaaaattaaaaatttattttcatttaaacttgAACCTTACCAAATACATAGTGACACAGAgctgtacattttaatattattatgctTAATGAACATAAGCAAGCAAAATAAGGCAACACAATAAACTGTCCCCAAAATAGGATCATCAATATATCCCATATACTCTAgttgatgtttaatatttgattactgtatatatgtctactgaaaaaatgttggttaaagAACAACCAAGATCAATAACACAAACAAAGGCACTCATCAATGTATATTTTGCTCTCAATAAAACAGATAGAAAACGATACATTTAAGATACCCTCAGGTTCACAGTAATGTTTCAATTTTCacctttcacatttttattgaacacaccATTTTGTAAGTCTaacagtatgtgtatgtttctAGAGTCATTTAAACAGTTactttcatataaatatattacattagaCTCTCTGGGGATCCGAATATCATTTAATGTATCCATTTATATCAGTTTATATCAGCAGTTTCAGCAcaataataacaaattaaaaaaatacagcatcacctttaaacaacagagtacatcaaacacaacattttaaatagcaGAGTTATCAAACTACTCTAGCATAAGGCCGGTTTCAATCTACATgaaagacatacacacacaaagtgaAAGTGATTAAGCTGTAAAAATGAGATGCTTTGTTTCTTCAAGTCTATTGGATTGGCCTTAACAGTATTCCTCTCCTTGTGGAGATGGCAGGTCATTGAGGTCCAGGAAGACAGAATTGGTGGACAATCTGCGCCCCGAACTGGACAGGTCCAGAAACTCCTCAGCTGAACTGGGCACAGAGCTGATGTACATGTCCCACACCTGCTCTGGAGACTCCAGGTCCAGCAACTTCTGCTTGATCTTCAGGTTCTTCTTGATGTTCTTTCTCTTGTGTTTGAACTCCATGATAGTCTTTGTGTATCTGTTTATGGTTGTTACAGAGGAGGCCATGCAGGCAGTGAATGAGCTCCAAGCCAAGCTGGAGAATAGACCAAACATTAACAGGGCATCAGATAAGTGTAGCCAGTTTGCTGTCATCtgtttaatttgatattttctCATGTCCAAAAATCTACAGTGAAGTTCCAAATAATACCAGACTGTGTTGTTCACCTTACACGTGCATTTCGGACATTTGCACTTATCGTACGTTGACATTTACACTTACATTGCTTTGAAGACTGTGGGTTCTcaaattttatatttcacttaATGTCTTGCATATCTGTAACCTCtgtatatttgcatattttattattttttgttttttttatttggaatttcaTTAGTTATATCACGTAATATGGGTGGAAGAGGCCGATACTTCTGATATGTTTAGCTGGTAGAGGTAGAGGTCTGTATAGGTTAAGAGAGGACACAGGGGCTATACCAAAGCTGTTATTCCCAACTACTGTGTCAGTGCACGAAGTAAATCCTTATCCTGAGTTAGTACAGCCAACATGTTCCATTCCTTCCTATGGTAGCCCCGATGTCACACAGCAGCTACAAGAGTTAATAGGAGAGCTGAGTAGTCAGATTGGCGAGTCAATTATCAGCCATTTGCTAGCTAGTCCGCGTGTAGCCAACCACTTACCCACAGGTCCATCAGAGTTAAAAATGACTGAGCTCCTATCTGAATAACCCAAAGTCAACTTCATAGTGAGGTCTGTCATCAAATAACCACCCATGTTTAAAGTAGATGAGAGGTACACAGTCGAAGAGTGGATAGATGTCATGGGACTGTACTTAAGGAAAAGCAGTTGCCCCGAAACGGAGAAAGCCGACACAGTAATGAGTCACCTCGTGGGTAGAGCTAAGAATATAAACAAAGTGGGACTAAAAAGCACTGCTCCTTCAAGTCCAGGTAGTGTCGAGAAAATTTATGTCATGTTAAGACACTACTTTAGTGATCCCCCTATGTCACTTTTGCCATTGGCAGATTTCTAATCAACACATTGAACTCTGCAGCTGAACGAGCTAATAGCCGTACGCTGGTACAAACTGGTTTAATGAACAATCTCCCGTATAGTTCGCGGAGGGTTTGTGACCTgaacgccgtgccttgatccGTGAGAACCTCCTTCAGGATTCCCACGCGGGAGATGATTCAACACTCTTGGCGGAAATGCTGCGGAGAGCCACTGTTTCGGGGTATCGTGTCACATAGTCTACTACGACCAATGCGAAGCGATGCCCTCGTGTTGACCGCTCTAATGgccgatcaggtccataccaattctcTTCAAGGGGACCCGAACCAACGGAAGAGGGCACAATGGTGCTTTTGGAGTtgccggtgggtttaccaactggcattcaggacaagacgcgcaccatCTGCACACGTTCTTGAGATGGAAGTGTATGGACATGCAGTTTGCttacctgtagctcagtggtaagagcattgcaaggttaacaacgcaaggttgtgggttgatccgaggggattgcaaatacctatgtataaatgtgtaggataatgcaatgtaagtcgctttagataaaagcgtctgccaaattcataaatgtaaatgttcccACCCTAGTGGTTCCTGGTCAGAGAGATGAAATGATCTTAGGCACTAATGTACATTATTAGCCAGATGGAGAAAATACACCTAAATCCTGAATCGAACTGAAAGTTCATGTAATTATgactgtggcaaggggggcgtggtttagtgatGTCTGCACCGGGGAGGAGAGACATGGGAAAGACGGTAAGCAGCTAGGTcgattgcagattaagatcacctgcgtcTCGTTTCAGTGATTGGTAAGGAGACAGCTTAAAGGCACACAGTTACAGAGGAGAgtcgagagagagacagactgggaAACCTGAAACCTGAAACCTGAGCAACGTACCGAAAACAAGAAGTGATTTATACAGACGCATTGGCGCAACGTCTTGTGAGTTGaaacaagaataaaataattatgtctCCCAGTCCAcaccgaccccgcctcctttcttccagaCTCTATTGAACCTGTTTACAGTGGTGCTGAAACCCGGGAAGGAAGGAGCAGTGCCGCCACCATGTCTCAGCCGGGTTCACCATTTGCGGCTGTGATTCAGTCGCTTGCCGGTCTTCACAACGAGCACCACCAAGCGCTGCTTAGCCTACGAGAAGACCAGGAAAGACGCTTCCAAGCCCTGGAAAAGGCTCAGCAGGAAAACCGCTGGGCCAGGAGGCTGCTGATAAGGAACCATTGGCCATCGGTAGGTGTGCCGCTGCACAAGATGGGTCCTCAGGACGACCCGGAGGCATTTTTGGAACTTTTCGAGAGGTCTGCGGAGATTTCGGGCTGGCCACAGGACGTTTGGTCAAACATTTGCCAGTCCCGAACCTTTTGATCTACGCAGATCTCTAGAATGCCATCCAGCGGGTCGGCCTGAGCCCCGAACAGCAGCGGCAGTGGTTCCGGTCTTTGGAGCAGGGGGAAGCTGGCCAACCCTTTGGCCTTGCTCAGCAGCTCCAGCGTCGCTGACAGGGGCCATCTATCTGGCTGAAAACCAGATGGTGGTGTGCCCCGGTGTCGGCTTACCTTGACCATCTCTCTCACCCTTCTCCTATTTCTGGCCCTCTCTCTCCCCGACCTTTACCCCTTCCCAGGTCACGTTTCAGCCCGACTGCGGGCTCTCCTCTGCCTCAAGCCTCTCCTCACCAGTCCGCCAGCCTACTTCCTGCCGCTAGAGTGGCGGAAAACTCTGGGCTGATCTGTTGGCGGTGTGGGGAGCTGGGTCACACAATCGACAGCTGTCCAGTGATGGAGGTCGGTACGGTGATCCGGATCCCCGACGACCCACAGGTTGCCTTCGGCCTTCGGAACTATATGCTGAAAGTACGtaaatttaatttctttcactTCCATTCTTAAATGGATGTAGGTCTATCAGTGCTTATGTGATTAATGTGATAAGGTGTAAATGATTACATCTGATCGCTGAAAACATAAATAGCCTACTGCATCAACACTTAAGTGCATATTGTATGATGGATGCGCTGGCACTGCTGGAAGACTATGCCAATGGCAGACTTCGGAGGGAAAGAGTATTCAGGGACCGTGAGGATTTCCTAGCCCATGATGATGAGTGGCTAATAAGCCGCTTTAGATTTCCTAGAGCCATGCTCTTGGATCTGTGTGCTGAACTTGGCCCAGCATTACAAAGACCAACAACACGGAACCGCGCCATCCCGGTACCAACCCAAGTACTTTCAGATTTTTGGCAACCGGGACATATCAGCGGGAAATAGGCGACAGGTAACTAactgtactttttttttaagcaaaacctTATTGATTTTAACATTCCTATTAATTTGTCATAGGTCTGGGATTTCACAGCCATCCCTAAACTCATTAGTGCCTGCAGTTTTGAAAGGGATAATTCAAATGACCAATCGATACATAAAGTTTCCTTACACTGTTGGAGAACAGGCCAATATCAAAAGAAAATTTGCAGCAATGTCCGGTTTCCCAAATGTAATCGGCGCAATCGACTGCACTCATATTGCTATAAGGGCTCCATATTTAGATGAATTCATTTATGTGAATCGCAAACATGTGCATTCAATAAATGTGCAAATTATATGTGACGCCAACTTGACTCTAAGGAATGTTGTGGCACGATGGCCTGGTTCTACACATGACTTATTTATTCTAGCGCACAGCAGTGTAGGGAATCGACTTAGGGCAGGTGCCGTTCGTGATGGCTGGCTTCTGGGTAAGTAAATgcatataattgtttttacataacAGCTAAAGCCTATTGTACAAATAATCTGTTATACTTTACAGGTGACAGCGGTTACCCGCTCAGGCGCTGGCTACTCACCCCATTCTCAAACCCTCAGAGCGCAGAAGAAGTGCGCTTTAATGATACCCACGCTTGTGCGCGCTCAGTAGTTGAGAGAGCCATTGGCCTCCTCAAGTGTAGATGGCGTTGCCTTGATGCTTCGGGTGGTGACTTTTATATCAACCAAAAAAAGTTTGCCAGATCATCATGGTGTGCGCTATTTTACACAACATTGCACTGATGAATGGTATCCCTGTTCCTCCCGACCTACCACAACACCAGCATGAAGAGCCTGACCCACATCCCCCTCCCCAACAAGAAGGACATCATCAGGGAGCAAGGCTCCGTCTGGAAGTAATGCGCCATTTGTGAAGAACAACAGTGCCAaggttcattttttaacaagatcTTTTAATGTAGATGCAATGTCACCCAGCACAAGCCTTATTTGCTTAAGCTCATCTGCGATTACAGTAATTGCGTTAAtggtgtctctctgtgtctgcagAACAGCCTCAGTCAGCACCCGGCCACTTCCAGCCGTGCCATACGGTGGGGACGCACTTGTTCTGGGGACCTCGGGAAACTCCATGGCCCTCCATTCTGCAAGAATAAGGACTAAACCAATTGTGtaacttattttgtttaattgagcACACAAGCAATAAAATTATTTACCTGGTTCCCCTGTATCCAGCACATCCGTGTCTCCCTCCCTCTCAGACACAATGCCACACACACTGGTTTGGCCAAGAATCGAGGCCATTCGGGTCTCCATTGGGGACAAATCGGGGGCGCCTTTGCCCCCACCAGtcgcacacacactctgtcGGTGAGAGGCAAGCCGTTTCTTTGCTCCCACCTTAAGATCGGACCACTTCTTTTTTATATCTGGAACCGTCCTGTTTGCCGAAGTAACTGCGTTTACCGCAGCAGTGATGTGTTCCCactctaaatatttttttttattggtaatTCCACTGCTGTGGCCACCAAACAAAATAGCCTTCCTTTCAACCACCTCACTCACAAGAACCTCTATTTCTGCCTCAGAGAAATTTCCTTGCTCCTTTTAATATGCATGGCCAATGAGGTAATTTGCATTGTCTATATATGGTTGAATGTGGGCGGATAAAGGGCGGTAAATTGCGTGCGCAAATTATCAGGTAGGCTGTGATTTATAAAGTGAAAATTGCTTGCAGGTGTGCGTACGCATGGTGTTATAAATCAGAATCTTTTTTTGCATACGCTATTTTTGGCTTTTGTGCGTACGTAGAGTTTTAGTTAGGATCCTAGgcacagttttataaatgaggccccaggtCCGTACCATCGATGGAGAGTGTCTTCCGCCTGCACAACCGCTCGTCTATCctaattttgccattttaaaa includes:
- the hs3st3l gene encoding heparan sulfate (glucosamine) 3-O-sulfotransferase 3-like; translation: MATFNNPLLDNRRLLQKLVIMFSFSVICVSMFYLWLGCCESDLLDRSENSQPILLTGWYRENKNKTVLREILTAPGYVVEGSVDVNSQGKDWTATRRLPHALIIGVKKGGTRALLEFLRLHPDIRALGSEPHFFDRHYTRGISWYRSMMPKALDGQIVMEKTPRYFITPETPARIHAMSRNIKLIVVVRDPITRAISDYTQIISKTPDIPSFESLTFKNRSTDQIDSLWSPLYIGLYAKHLERWLAHFPLTQIHFVHGERLISDPAGELGRVQDFLGLQRIITDKHFYFNKTKGFPCLKKPEGSSKPHCLGQTKGRTHPKIDPEVIRKLRDFYQPHNLKFYQMAGMDFGWQ